The nucleotide sequence atccctagcagcaaacgtaggcaaacgatcccattccatacaaatataagctaacttttacgctatcaagaatgttaaaaaactcgcactaagcatactacTGTTGTAGTGATTGCTTttagaattaatttttaatatcaagTTAGTACCGTTCTAAAGGGTACAGCCGCTTCAGTTGAAGGTGAGCGTGGGCACTACCGCAGGCCGACCAGCGTGGCCACCAGCGCGAGCAGCAGGGCGGGGCTGAGCCCCAGGGCTGCGGCGCCGGCCAGGCGGCACTTGAACATGTCGATGCGCGTCTCCTTGTCGAGTATGATGTTCTGGAACTCTGCCTCCACGATCTGCCCGTCGTAGTACGTGGTGGGGTCCTCGAACGGGTACTCGAAGCCCTGCAGGCACTCGCATTTGTACCCGCCCGCCTCGTAGCCGCGGCCCAGGATCGGGACGCACTGCAAACAGCAACACGTCAGTTCGGGACACGCACGGGGCGGGGGCGACCCCCTAGCGctttttgtgagtaaaaagtatatattgaaatgaaacttctttagaatcgttgtgatttcaaactcgatgaaacgaaatgaaacgaaacgaaaaatatttatttttctcaaaattatcatgggggctaggtgggggaggaaagtcctcgaatggaggccacgaatgggtaccaggagcgtggggcgtcctccaaccaggcgggaagtcgttggatgtgGAAGGCgaaggaccgcattatgtggaaggcattggggaaggcctacgtccagcagtgggcagataagagctgatgatgatgatgatgatgatgatgggggCTATagtatgaaagatgctaaaaacaaagcaatttcgtttttttttgttcttcgccatgggatAATATcaacatacacaaaaatattttggggtcataattaaaaaaatccccGACCGCTGCCCTAGCGCGACCCTCTCACGGGGCGGGGGCGACCCCTCACGCGCGGCCCTCTCACATCTACTCACATAAGACGAGCTCCTGTCGCATTTATCCGTTCCCTTGAATGCGTTGGACACGTAGTACTTGTCCGGGCACTGGTTGATGTCTAGAGACAGCAATGACATCGTCACCGCAACCGCACCTCTATAAGCAATAGATACCATATTTAACGGTAAGAAGACATTGTTTTGTGAATGAAGGAAGTGGCAGGCTCGTCACTCCCGACGTGAAAGCAGTAtcaaatcgtcttctcgcattaaaactgtataatctcaaaacttaattttacaggtttaagagtgttttaaaggcttaacatgtgatattttttatattaatcatctttgcaacattaattttttatttatgaccagttacattatctgtcttataaagtaagataaaattatgtattaattttgttacttaAACTCAAAacaggtaaactaaaaaaaaaaaactaaacgacgctcttttgacagtatttatgagaaaaatattggtgataccaaatgattccgcatattaactcaatttcgaatatttttagaaattgtacacttttaatgcgaaaagacgaaataTCGATCGAAAACACATTAATAATGCTCTGTACACTGCACATACGCAATATAACTCAATTAAAGATCAGGGGTCAATGTCTTTACTATCCATTGCCGGTTtaagaaatattatatatttactgcAACATGTATATACACGATTTacctataatatttaatatagtgATTTGCTTATATTAAGATTTATGGACTGTACTTTTTCGACTTCTCTCTAGACAGAGGGCGACAATTGAACAATGACGTCATTGTTTAAGTGCGCGCGTTTGTCGGGAGAGTAGCAGAGCGCGTACTAACTTGAACTCGAGTTTGACTTTGACGCTGTCCCAGCCGAAGAAGGGCGCGGCGTAGGTGACGGCCCACTGCGGCACGCGGCCCCCGCAGTCGTAGTAGGGCTGCGTCCAGTGCCCGTGGCGCAGCGCCGCCGCCCGGTACCAGTGCGGGAAGCGCTCgtagtgcttgaggtacttgcCGGCCTCCGAGTCGCGGATGTTCATCTTGAGGAAGTATTGCTCGAGGCTGTCGAAGTTGCTCGACCAGCGCTGCTTCAGGAACTGGAACCAGGGCTTGTTCGTGTACACTTCCTCTGTGTACGCGAACACAAGGGAaagttaatacatttttttttaaattacaacttAAAACGTTGCTATTCGAAACCGAATGAAATGACATACTTGAGTTAGATTTagtttgaaaatatatattttatcgtCTACACGTTTCTTTAACATAATCGTACgtctacttctttttttttggctcCGGCATGGTTTGTGCATACGCCAGCGTCAAGAATTTATAATcccatttttataattcgctgttttaattatttacagtttatgaatgtggcggtagccatcaaagaacacaagatatttgacagatgcctgaatctcgcttacgacattttcaaaataagcttgcgtatatacaagttccgaacaacattcggaccgtcggtctaccgagcaatatcacccgctcggtggaagatcttccctgcGTCAATTAACCTTCccaaaatgaataataaagaaCGAAGGAAACTTAagcaattggcatgaaattaaattagatgACATGTTAAGGTAtggtataatctcagtaaaatggtggtcatttactgagattttttcagtgactttttggaggatcccgagaagttacgtccagcggctttgtttcattttcccacatttgtgcactttcacagatattgaacagttaataagccatcgttattacacattcaaacctgaagaaatactaaatagacaaaataaaacaaatcacaccacttcactcctcgcgttcccgctaaaaagcCTTCATCTATATGTAGGTTTATTTACAGTTGGTAGCGTAGTCGTAGGGATGGGACACAAATGAGAGACCTGTGGAGTTGAGTCGCGCCAGGTCCTCGAGACGGAACTTCCTCACGTTGAGCTCGGTCTTGTAGGCGAAGGGCGCGAAGTACGTGCGGTTCGGGAACTTCTCTCGGTCCCAGTACGTGCCTGCAACCACCACCGGCTCAGAttaacaatcattaaaaaaatttacattatgaagtcgtcgtggccgaaaggataagacgtccggtgcatccgtgttgagcgatgcaccggtgttcgaatcccgcaggcgggtaccaatttttctaatgaaatacgtacttggccaatattcacgattgacttccacggtgaaggaatagcatcgtgtaataaaaatcaaaacctacgaaattataatttgcctaattactagtggtaggacctcttgggactccgcacggataggtacctgcctgtttctgccgtgaagcagtaatgcttttcggtttgaagggttgggcagccgctgtaattatacttgagaccataaaacttatatctcgaggtgggtggcgcatttacgttgtagatgtctatgggctccagtaaccacttaacatcaggtgggctgtgagctcgtccacccatctaagcaataaataaaacatgaacCATAACTAGGAAAATTTATATTAGTTTCATTGAGACTTCATGAGTTCCGTAATAGCATGCACGTCCCGGAGAGCCGCCATGCACGTCTACAACATTTACGCTATGCGGTCCATGGACTCCACCTACCACCGCGTGCTCGCGCCACTAAAACTCAACAAAGAGCTCACCGGCGGACCAGATCTTGGAGTCTCCGAGCACGATGGCCAGGGTCTCGCCTATCATCTGGTCTTCGGTCAGGGGTTTGTCGGCGACTCGGTTCCCGCTGAACACTTCTTGTGGATCCGACACCTGCAAGCAACGAGAACAGTATGTCAAGCACGAAAATCTATAGAATTCGTAACACGAAAACGGATCATTGtgtagagcgtggactgtacTGGTCACttcaataatctatactaatattataaagaagaaagatttgtttgtttgttttgaataggcttcgaaactactgaaccgatttaaaaaattctttcactgtttggaagctacactattcccgagtgacacaggctataatcttttttgaaaaaattaggaatctttactaaaactccaataatgtaacccaaggtgtaaaaaaaatacctaaaatattctttacatcgcgtgccctgcgaaaactattgatgatgaataaaataatgtactacgactttgtagaacacattattatttacaaaaagtatcacgatagcatatgtctaactattatagttatgccgcaatgagtgttcttttatttaaaaaaataaaacaacgtcaaatttcgttgaagtttttgttaaagacccgaacgGACCCGGAGCGAGCCGCTAGTTAGATATATTCAAAGAGAaggtcatttttattttattttaatgtagttacaacacgtgcacgtacGACCTGAATTTTTGATTGACTTACAATGAATGTTTTGccacaattattatttgtttcaaaattcaaaaaaacagTCATACAAACTTCGGttcggtttcggtttgaaggttggggcagctgttgtaattatacttgagaccttagaacttatatctcaaagtgggtggcgcatttacgtcgtagatgtatataggctccagtaaccacttaacaccagatgagctgtgagctcgtccacccatctaaacaataaaaaaaaagagagagaggCGACATCTAGTGGCCGGCGGCTACCTGCAAGAACGCGCTGATGAAGTTGGCCAGCCTCAGGGCCATCTTGGCTTGGTTCTCCAGCTGCTTCTCGACTCCGAACGCCAAGTCACCGTTCAGGACCAGGTCGCTGGGGTTGTACCtgaattattcatttaattagACGAAGGCTTGCTGACAAGAGCTATAAGGTTAAAGACACGATTGtaaatgaatatgcaatttcaaaAAGGTCACATCtctaaaaatgtaaaatgttcaggaaatgaaaaaaaaactgattattttctaaagcagtgtaaaatttaaaatattaacttttgatatatattttagtgttagttagcaattgaaaattactggaattattataaaatgggtgtaggtaagcctcaaaactacatgtatatgaaaaaacgtatttgacaaaatatgcgacatgtgcccttttcgaaattgcatattcaattttaaatttgactAAACGAAAAAATGATGTCAGGAGATACCTAAACGTCTATTTTTTTTACGCCAATtgtaattttgcaggtttcatttttattacacgatgttattccttcaccgtggaagtcaatcgtcaacatttgttgagtacgtatttcattagaaaaattggtacccgcctgcgggattcgaacaccggtacatcgctacatacgaatgcaccggacgtctttatcctttaggccacgacgacttcagtgtAGGCTAAGCTAGGCTGTGATAGAATGAGATAGCATATTTCTGAAGCTTTCATTTTACGTTATGTAATGGAATACAATGGTGAAGAAAATTCTTATATACAGGGTGCTTCACAAAAAGTATATCAAACTTGTAAATAGTGTTCTATTCGATTAATAGATTAATTGATATGACAAAAGCTGCCAAATAAATAGTTTCGGAATAAACAAGTAATTGatcgtaattaataaataataaggttaGTCACAAATCAAAAGATGcgaatttgtattttttgtgttGTAAGCTTGTCCGAATCTGCTGATAGGTTACTCTTCGATCAGTCTCTATCATACACCGCACAACACTGATGTTATCTTCAGTCTTCGCCGTAGAAGGTCGTCCTTCACGGAGAGCATCGTGGAGATTGGTGCGACCACGTTTAAGCTCATTAAATCAGTTATAAACAGTAGCCCGAGAAGGGGCTTCATCGTGAAAGGCCAATTGAAGTCTGTCATAACATTCTTGTTGACTTAAATGACACCGAAAGTCATAAAAAATCATAGTACGAAAATTTTCTCGCGTTACATTCATACTGGCGTGACACAGATAAATTTCAATTTCCCGCCAAATCGTAAAACTAATGACAAATGAATGAAATTAGTACCGTACTCAATCATATTAGCAAAGAGTtccattttgaaaattttaacttatttttttgttatattcttTAAAAGTGGCCAGTTCTAAAAACTATCAGTATCGCCCTCGTATCGATCCCCTTCGCGGGAGCAGTGTGGACTGACCGGGAGCAGTTGTCCGGGCGCACGCCGCGGATGAAGTTGAGCATCTCGTAGACGTTGGGTCGCGGCGCGTGCAGCGCGGCGGGCCCGGTGGCCGCCTGCACGTACTCGTGGTAGCGGTCCCGGTACACCGCGCGCAGGAACGCCGGCGCCTTCTCCAGCTCCGACGGCAGACCTTGGATCCCTGGGGACGCACGACGCCACATTAGCGCTCACCTAGTGTTTCGGCAAATGGGTTTCATTTCCTTATCAATTTTCTTTAATAGATCGAGTAAATGTTAGAACTGGCCttcttggtaggcagcggcttggcattgcccttgacattgctgaagtccatgggcgacgctaaccactcaccatcaggtgggccgtatgctcgtctacctacaagggcaacaaaaaaatttgttttttctgtATGTAACCATcataagtttattaagaagaaTAGTTATTGCCGAatagttatattaatatatattaatatatattaatatatatatatatatatattatatatatatatatagaagaataCACAATTACCACAGTAAATTGAAATACGCTTGCGTTTTCCATAAAGAGTGTAATAATtggaataattaaaaacaatgacAGACAAGTGACAATGATATTAGTCAtacaaagaaaatataaaattatttattgaggtCTAAGGTTTATGGCGCGAACACCTAGGCCTTgcttgactttttggcgggaacgcgagaagtgaagttgtgtgatttattttattttgtctaattagtgtttcttcaggtttaaatgtgtaataacggtggtttattaactgtttagtatctgtgaaagtgcacatgTGTGgggaaataaaacaaagccgctagacgtaatttttcgggatcctccaaaaagtccaccgaaaaaatctcagtaaatgaccaccattttactgagattatatttcatcccatatcatcagatgtcatttcatttaatttcatctcagttgattaattgTCTCAAAttcatcatcttcatttcatttcactccatattatcatttttcataaaaatatgaacacaaaaataaaataaaacatgacttaaaagttttaattaccaggtcataaaatcccttaaaaaaaataggccTTGCTGATCTAGATTGTGAATGTACTACACGGGCAGTCCTCAGGCAATGCTTaggttttgatgtctatggactgcgGTAATCACTTCAAATCAGTAATGGTTTgtaaaatctataaaataaatattcactgTTTTCAGTTTAGGTCTAACTAATAAGTTATTTCTGTATCAGCTTCAAGAGTGATCCGGTTAaaactgaataaaaatattatttcccgtactattattatacattttacatacatacacgaaagaaattttatttaataacttttttatgtCTAGCAATTCAACCGCTCTTCATGAACATTTGCACACACCTCACCATCGATACAGAAAAGGAGTTAAACACTTTTTATCCAGTAAAATTTACTCTAAAGGGATATAAGTTATTATGTACATCAATCAGAGTTAAGCAGCGAGTGAAAGCTAATATCTCATAATAGTTAAAACTCACATCCAATCTTGGAGCAGTCGAAGTTGTTGTAGTACTGGTCGGAGGTGGCCCGCTCGATGATCTCCCCCAGGTAGGGGCGGCGCACGATGCTGGGCAGCCGGTACCCGGGCCGGCAGCGACACTGGTAGCCGCCGCGACGGAAGCCCCACCCGTCCAACGGCTCGCACTACGCGAACAACAATTCAATAtattcaatctatactaatatataaatctacagtggttttcacggatcttccgttataactactgaaccgtgcatccgattgacttgaaacttgcgttaatgatgagaatctttgtaggggtgagaaataataatgttagttttaaatgcccagcgtagcggacgggtacagctagtatactcataatattgttacgccggtaagagcaacgccatctatcgtcgaatagcagaaacgaatattaaaAGAGCCGAGAACGCTCAAGAAGTACAACCCcctctattgtcaaatagcggaaacgcatatcgaaactactcgacttgTTAGGAATGTTCTCAGTAGTTctagcaagggcggatccagctttggcgccaggagggggtcacatagtcgtgggcaagttaagaacttataatttaattttgataacaatagatcaTGATGTTCTTCAGTTAGTCCAAGtaagttcaagtcctggaactagctcaggggggggtcatgacccccatgaccccccccctggatccgccgttgagttctagggatgtcgtatcgactataaaagttGCAGggatgacacgaaggcagttagtaatcggatctactcgaagcgaaacagcgaacggatcacttgaagcgaagtggaagaaGTAAATTAAGAAGTGTAATTCACTTCGTAATTTACTTCTTTGAGTGTTCTAAGTTAAATACCGTTTTAAATTGTAACAGTGTGATACCTTTTGAGTTGCTTTACAAAATCGCCGGTACATAACatcttacatttttattaaatttcgacgCTATTGACTACTTCAAAATTTTACAAGATGCATAGGTATTTAAATATtggaatataattattattagaggtaaaataatatatgataaGGGGGGTTTTGAGTAgacagtatataaatataatacatagtcagtaggagtgggtaatatcggttttgccgcgtatcgaatcgtatctatatatcgagtatcgatatcggatattgaatctatatattttctgaatctatatattgatggatgctagtagattttctcgattcatgatatttgagatttgaaacgatacgatGATATAGTattgtagtagatatagattcaagtcaacgttatacggttggttttctgatatcaatttataataataatatgattttaaagtaataaaaagaacatgaaaataaaaatatcaaaaaaactttccttcatgcttttaccaggcttaggaccggctacattatttttagtttttagtattttgtgtcttaatttaaaattacaaaatataccaaaagagtgtagattaggtagaatatttcataatactaaatacatatattttaggtAACATTCGCGATTTCGTTCGCGCCTAGGTACCTAACGTGAGTATTGCCTAGACGAAGTCTCGAGAAAATATCGGAGACGTAT is from Bombyx mori chromosome 6, ASM3026992v2 and encodes:
- the LOC101737909 gene encoding uncharacterized protein LOC101737909, which gives rise to MEKINCSLLAISLCALLWGVAGQYEWQIRDAFDEVRGKMDKINSENCYISHLDDLYLSEDSVSHHPDVKEININPVFPNRTAMLHLHNMAMNRAFFWSFVLQTRFIRPAINDTYDPGMMYYFLSAVADVAANPYINASAIYFSPNMSYTSSYRGFFNKTLPRFAPRAFRADDFNDPVHLQKISTMNTFIIEDLGAFEPDSLSKDYTSEFYRTNEWYKVWLPDRVERRHDTKTTYQVEIRYANNTNETFTFHGPPGNDETPGPVNWTRPYFDCGRLSKWLVGAVSPVADIYPRHTQFRHIEYPTYTAAVVMEMDYERIDINQCPPSPGNDRPNKFASTARCKETTECEPLDGWGFRRGGYQCRCRPGYRLPSIVRRPYLGEIIERATSDQYYNNFDCSKIGWIQGLPSELEKAPAFLRAVYRDRYHEYVQAATGPAALHAPRPNVYEMLNFIRGVRPDNCSRYNPSDLVLNGDLAFGVEKQLENQAKMALRLANFISAFLQVSDPQEVFSGNRVADKPLTEDQMIGETLAIVLGDSKIWSAGTYWDREKFPNRTYFAPFAYKTELNVRKFRLEDLARLNSTEEVYTNKPWFQFLKQRWSSNFDSLEQYFLKMNIRDSEAGKYLKHYERFPHWYRAAALRHGHWTQPYYDCGGRVPQWAVTYAAPFFGWDSVKVKLEFKGAVAVTMSLLSLDINQCPDKYYVSNAFKGTDKCDRSSSYCVPILGRGYEAGGYKCECLQGFEYPFEDPTTYYDGQIVEAEFQNIILDKETRIDMFKCRLAGAAALGLSPALLLALVATLVGLR